A stretch of the SAR86 cluster bacterium genome encodes the following:
- the gmk gene encoding guanylate kinase, with translation MGKLFVISAPSGTGKTSLIQAVLEDPVASNTYLGISYTTRKARPKEKDGVSYFFISEISFKEKVKNNDFLEYAEVFGNFYGTPKDWVLSVLSKKENVLLELDIQGALQVKKAFPEAKTVFIIPPSYKDLTKRLESRDQDSKTEIAKRLKEARNEVNIGKDFDQVIVNNEFDAALEDLKQFMFTSEGITNERSEIIKNSLDLLLD, from the coding sequence ATGGGCAAATTATTTGTTATATCGGCACCGTCTGGAACCGGCAAGACTTCTCTTATACAGGCTGTTCTTGAAGACCCAGTTGCCTCTAATACCTATCTGGGAATTTCTTATACAACAAGGAAGGCAAGACCGAAAGAAAAGGATGGTGTTTCTTATTTTTTCATATCAGAAATTAGTTTCAAGGAAAAAGTAAAAAATAATGATTTTCTGGAATATGCAGAAGTGTTTGGTAATTTTTATGGCACTCCTAAAGACTGGGTCCTTTCAGTGCTTTCAAAAAAAGAAAATGTACTGCTTGAACTTGATATTCAAGGTGCATTACAAGTCAAAAAAGCTTTTCCTGAAGCAAAGACTGTATTCATAATTCCTCCTTCTTATAAGGATTTGACCAAAAGACTCGAATCTAGAGATCAAGATTCAAAAACGGAGATAGCTAAAAGACTTAAAGAGGCTAGAAATGAAGTAAATATTGGAAAAGATTTTGATCAGGTAATTGTAAATAATGAATTTGATGCTGCTTTAGAAGATTTGAAACAATTTATGTTCACATCAGAGGGGATAACTAATGAAAGAAGTGAAATTATCAAAAATTCTCTAGATCTATTACTGGATTGA
- the rpoZ gene encoding DNA-directed RNA polymerase subunit omega, with product MARITVEEALEKVSTRYELIILAAKRARQLATGGRRPTLEWEDDKPTVMALREIEAGTVTTDNINELKVDIADLEQEFSDELAAEDLPQS from the coding sequence ATGGCTAGAATTACAGTAGAAGAAGCTTTAGAAAAAGTCAGTACAAGATACGAGTTAATTATACTTGCTGCTAAAAGAGCCAGACAACTGGCTACTGGTGGAAGACGTCCCACTCTTGAGTGGGAAGACGATAAACCTACAGTAATGGCATTAAGAGAGATTGAAGCTGGAACCGTTACAACAGACAATATTAATGAGCTAAAAGTTGATATTGCTGATTTAGAACAAGAGTTCTCCGATGAGCTTGCAGCCGAAGATCTACCTCAATCATAA
- a CDS encoding bifunctional (p)ppGpp synthetase/guanosine-3',5'-bis(diphosphate) 3'-pyrophosphohydrolase, protein MESIGALSKKLSDYLDPKKVKQVNKAYNFACEAHSGQFRSSGDPYVTHPIAVASILSSFRMDEDSLSAAMLHDVIEDTGIPKAIIEKKFNRDVANLVDGVSKLDKLSISNRTEAEAENLQKMVLAMSKDIRVIVVKLADRLHNMRTLMYLNREKQIKIAKETLEIYAPIAHRIGMNNLYRELEDLAFKVIYPKRYERLTSAVKKNRGGQKRILNKIQKELSKRLLDQGIPALVEGREKHTYSIYRKMKERHRSFEEIMDVYAIKIIVDTPENCYRTIGHIHNLYKPVEGRFKDYIAIPKSNGYQSLHTGVVGLKGFPVEVQIKTQEMNDMAENGIASHWLYKSGDKSDFNPQIRARRWVAGLLEMRENYDSTEEFIDSIKTDIFPDEIYVFTPQGKIIEMSSGSTAIDFAYAVHTDIGHHCRACRINKRLAPLSVPLESGQTIEILTEKVPQTSPAWLNFAVTPRARNSIRHYLSNLKTSEARKFGKKLLDQSLTNMGIKLREIEKDDLRKVLKNIGVRSLNKLLEEIGLGQRVGNIVAQQITGFLKDDDIEHKEVVPLEITGSEGLIVNYAICCKPIPGDSVIGHFTAERGLVIHQERCKNILSVREDPQQCFPVNWGKPSGRSFLVQIKVIARDEPGLLANLAAVITGLETNIASIQTMDTNTEIHEFILDLEVSDRTHLSKILRKIRTVNNVVSVTRIHDWEMRQAAALH, encoded by the coding sequence ATGGAATCAATTGGAGCCCTATCAAAGAAACTGTCAGACTATTTAGATCCAAAAAAGGTTAAACAAGTTAATAAAGCTTATAACTTTGCTTGTGAAGCTCATTCCGGTCAGTTTAGATCCAGTGGAGACCCATACGTAACACATCCAATAGCTGTTGCTTCAATCTTGAGCTCTTTCAGGATGGACGAAGATAGCCTATCAGCTGCTATGCTTCATGATGTTATTGAAGATACAGGTATCCCAAAAGCCATTATAGAAAAAAAATTTAATAGGGATGTTGCCAACCTTGTAGATGGGGTCAGCAAACTAGATAAGCTTTCAATATCTAATCGGACTGAGGCTGAAGCAGAAAATCTCCAAAAAATGGTTTTAGCAATGTCTAAAGACATTAGGGTGATCGTCGTAAAACTTGCAGACAGGCTTCACAATATGAGAACTTTGATGTATCTGAATAGAGAGAAGCAAATAAAGATAGCAAAAGAAACACTAGAAATTTATGCCCCAATTGCTCATCGGATTGGCATGAATAATTTATATCGTGAACTTGAAGACTTGGCATTTAAGGTTATTTATCCAAAGCGTTATGAAAGGCTCACCTCCGCCGTTAAAAAGAATAGAGGCGGTCAAAAAAGAATACTAAATAAAATACAAAAAGAACTCAGTAAGAGACTTCTAGATCAAGGTATCCCTGCTTTAGTTGAAGGGAGAGAAAAGCACACCTATAGTATTTATAGGAAAATGAAAGAAAGGCACAGGTCCTTTGAAGAGATTATGGATGTATATGCCATAAAAATTATTGTAGATACTCCAGAAAACTGTTATCGCACTATTGGCCATATTCATAACTTATACAAACCAGTGGAAGGTCGTTTTAAAGACTATATAGCTATTCCCAAATCGAATGGATATCAGTCCCTTCATACGGGTGTAGTCGGATTGAAAGGATTTCCCGTGGAAGTACAAATAAAAACACAAGAAATGAATGATATGGCAGAAAATGGGATAGCTTCTCACTGGCTATATAAATCAGGTGATAAGTCAGATTTTAATCCCCAGATAAGGGCAAGGAGATGGGTAGCTGGTCTTCTAGAGATGAGAGAAAATTATGATTCTACCGAAGAGTTCATTGATTCAATAAAAACTGATATTTTTCCTGATGAAATATATGTGTTTACTCCACAAGGTAAAATTATTGAAATGTCTAGCGGCTCGACTGCTATAGATTTCGCATATGCAGTCCATACAGACATTGGCCATCATTGTAGAGCATGCAGAATAAATAAAAGACTCGCCCCTCTGAGTGTACCTCTAGAAAGTGGTCAAACAATTGAAATCCTTACCGAGAAGGTTCCTCAAACTTCACCTGCTTGGTTAAATTTTGCAGTAACCCCAAGAGCCAGAAATAGCATTCGTCACTATCTAAGTAACTTAAAGACCTCCGAAGCAAGGAAATTTGGAAAGAAGCTGCTTGATCAATCATTGACGAATATGGGAATTAAGTTAAGAGAAATAGAAAAGGATGACCTTCGTAAAGTATTAAAAAATATCGGAGTAAGAAGTCTCAACAAACTACTAGAGGAAATAGGATTAGGTCAGAGAGTAGGTAATATTGTGGCTCAACAAATAACAGGATTCTTAAAAGATGATGACATTGAGCACAAGGAAGTTGTGCCTCTTGAGATTACCGGATCGGAGGGTCTGATTGTAAATTATGCGATCTGCTGTAAACCTATCCCCGGGGATTCTGTTATTGGTCATTTCACTGCTGAAAGAGGTCTCGTCATACACCAAGAAAGGTGCAAAAACATCCTATCTGTCAGAGAAGATCCTCAACAGTGCTTCCCTGTAAATTGGGGTAAACCCTCCGGAAGGTCCTTCTTAGTTCAAATAAAAGTAATTGCAAGAGATGAGCCAGGTCTTCTAGCAAATTTAGCTGCTGTAATTACAGGCCTCGAGACCAATATAGCTTCTATTCAAACAATGGATACAAATACTGAGATACATGAATTTATACTTGATCTTGAAGTATCAGATAGAACACATCTCTCCAAGATATTAAGAAAAATAAGAACAGTAAATAATGTAGTTTCTGTAACCAGAATACATGATTGGGAGATGAGGCAAGCAGCAGCATTACACTAA
- a CDS encoding Rid family detoxifying hydrolase, which translates to MKKKISSKKAPTAIGPYSQGIETENLIFLSGQIPLDPETMKLVEGDENQIRQVFKNIDALCTAADLNMNHIVKLNVSLHDLSLFSLVNEIMKEIFTEPYPARAALQVARLPLDSSIEVEAILAKTI; encoded by the coding sequence ATGAAAAAAAAAATTAGCTCTAAAAAAGCACCGACAGCAATTGGACCATATTCTCAAGGAATAGAGACTGAGAATTTGATATTTCTATCAGGGCAAATACCCTTAGATCCCGAGACCATGAAATTAGTTGAAGGAGATGAAAATCAGATTCGACAAGTTTTTAAAAATATCGATGCTCTATGTACTGCAGCTGATCTAAATATGAATCATATTGTTAAACTCAATGTCTCTCTTCATGATCTATCACTCTTCAGTTTAGTAAATGAAATTATGAAAGAAATATTTACAGAGCCTTATCCTGCAAGAGCCGCGCTTCAGGTAGCAAGATTACCCTTGGACTCTTCTATTGAGGTAGAAGCCATTCTAGCCAAGACTATATAA
- the recG gene encoding ATP-dependent DNA helicase RecG, which produces MTEESKDLHSIQELKGVGPKSATSLNNLGIFNITDAAFHLPFRYEDRSFITPISSANYQTPVLIEGEIMKSTVVFRGRRMLFSEIYDGTGKLTMRMFNFAMAQHKALEKGKMIRCYGNITPGPNGKQMIHPQYQVFGKEDSIEVEKNLTPVYPTTSGMQQNKLKKIIESSLIYCDENNLLKEESQNKDYSEFGNLLETLKFLHKPPVETNLYELIEGKHPAQQKLIKEELVAHMLCAGILKNELEGRKGPSMVKNSIYEKDFFNSLPFALTNSQRKVWDEIKDDMLAMVPMRRLLQGDVGSGKTIVGALAALHAKSNDWQTAILCPTEILAEQHFTSFSEWFKSLGIKVSLLTGSTRAKDKILIIRELVKGNIDILIGTHAIFQQGIKFKNLGLTVIDEQHRFGVHQRFSMLEKGGETNQSPHQLIMTATPIPRTLAMTVYGSLETSIIDELPPGRNPVHTSSRPDSLREKVIKRVEEVCLTGKRAYWVCTLIEDSEELEAQSAEELYKEISNSLPKVKVGLVHGRLKKDEKDSVIEKFRNGDIQLLVCTTVIEVGVDVPEATLMIIENPERLGLSQLHQLRGRVGRKANTDSHCLLLYKEPLSGLAEERIKTMEETNDGFKIAEKDLELRGAGDIYGIRQSGLMDLKIANPIRDSNLLLAAQEEAIELSRNEQGFAKMLVDRWIGNRVDYSES; this is translated from the coding sequence ATGACTGAAGAATCTAAAGATCTTCATTCAATCCAGGAACTGAAGGGCGTAGGTCCAAAAAGTGCAACATCTCTCAATAATTTAGGGATATTTAATATTACAGATGCCGCGTTTCATCTTCCCTTTCGTTATGAAGATAGAAGTTTTATAACTCCAATAAGTTCAGCGAATTATCAAACACCAGTTTTGATAGAAGGTGAGATTATGAAATCCACAGTAGTCTTTAGAGGGAGAAGGATGCTTTTTTCGGAGATTTATGACGGTACTGGAAAATTGACAATGAGAATGTTCAATTTTGCAATGGCTCAACACAAAGCCTTAGAAAAAGGAAAAATGATTAGATGTTATGGAAATATTACTCCAGGGCCTAATGGTAAACAAATGATTCATCCTCAATATCAAGTATTCGGCAAGGAAGATTCAATAGAAGTTGAAAAGAATCTTACGCCGGTTTACCCAACAACTTCTGGGATGCAACAAAATAAACTCAAAAAGATAATTGAGAGCTCACTGATTTACTGTGATGAAAACAATCTGCTGAAGGAAGAATCGCAAAACAAAGATTACTCTGAATTTGGTAATCTTCTAGAAACTTTAAAGTTTCTTCATAAGCCGCCTGTAGAAACTAATCTTTACGAATTAATTGAAGGTAAACATCCAGCTCAACAAAAACTGATAAAAGAGGAACTAGTTGCACATATGCTATGTGCAGGTATTTTAAAGAATGAACTTGAAGGAAGAAAAGGACCATCAATGGTAAAAAATTCAATCTATGAAAAAGATTTTTTTAACTCTTTACCTTTCGCTTTAACAAATTCGCAAAGAAAAGTTTGGGATGAGATTAAGGATGATATGTTGGCCATGGTTCCAATGAGGAGATTATTACAAGGTGATGTAGGTTCAGGTAAGACAATCGTGGGAGCATTAGCTGCCCTTCATGCTAAATCCAATGATTGGCAAACTGCAATTTTATGTCCTACTGAAATATTAGCTGAACAACACTTTACCTCTTTTTCAGAGTGGTTTAAGTCTCTAGGTATAAAAGTTAGTTTGCTGACAGGATCTACAAGAGCTAAAGATAAAATACTAATAATTAGAGAGCTGGTTAAAGGTAATATAGATATCCTCATCGGAACTCATGCGATATTCCAACAAGGAATTAAATTTAAAAATCTTGGCTTAACAGTTATAGATGAGCAGCATAGGTTTGGAGTTCATCAGAGATTTTCAATGTTAGAAAAAGGAGGAGAGACAAATCAGAGTCCACATCAATTAATTATGACTGCTACCCCAATTCCTAGAACTCTGGCAATGACGGTTTACGGCTCTCTAGAAACATCCATAATCGATGAGCTTCCACCCGGTAGAAATCCAGTTCATACATCATCGAGGCCTGATTCGCTTAGAGAAAAGGTCATCAAAAGAGTAGAAGAAGTTTGTTTAACCGGGAAAAGAGCTTATTGGGTTTGTACGTTAATAGAAGATTCTGAAGAGTTAGAAGCTCAGTCAGCAGAAGAACTATACAAAGAGATCTCAAATTCGTTACCAAAAGTTAAGGTTGGGCTTGTACATGGCAGGCTTAAGAAAGATGAAAAAGATTCAGTCATAGAAAAATTTAGGAATGGAGATATACAACTTTTAGTTTGTACTACAGTTATTGAAGTCGGTGTAGACGTACCAGAGGCTACGCTAATGATTATAGAAAATCCGGAGAGATTAGGATTATCTCAGTTACATCAATTAAGAGGTCGAGTGGGAAGAAAAGCTAACACTGATTCCCATTGTCTGCTTCTCTATAAAGAACCTCTTTCTGGTCTTGCTGAAGAAAGAATAAAGACTATGGAAGAGACCAATGATGGTTTCAAAATAGCAGAGAAAGATTTGGAATTAAGAGGAGCCGGAGATATTTATGGTATCAGGCAGTCTGGTCTAATGGATCTGAAGATTGCAAACCCGATAAGAGACTCAAATCTATTGTTAGCTGCTCAAGAAGAAGCTATTGAACTAAGCAGGAATGAACAGGGATTCGCTAAGATGCTTGTTGATAGATGGATAGGCAATAGAGTCGATTATTCTGAGTCTTAA
- the cmoB gene encoding tRNA 5-methoxyuridine(34)/uridine 5-oxyacetic acid(34) synthase CmoB — translation MFISKEVEALYYRYKDNPFGNKKDRRIESWLEILSRLPNILNAEVELINEININFYIEDNDEIESLLLQLIPWRKGPFIINDIFIDSEWDSAKKWKRFQKLNIDLDGKSILDVGSGNGYYAFRMLGMGADKVLCLEPNLVHVAQFYAINHFVDSENIRMIPERIEESGLKNSKFDVIFSMGLLYHQRNPPEHLNNLKDLLADNGKLVVETIISPKECGIALKPSNGKYASMPNVHFVHTDNGCKSIFRDLSLQVYAESDLAVTNDKEQRSTNWMPFKSFESALNLKNKSITVEGYPAPKRKFYVLGKAS, via the coding sequence ATGTTTATTTCTAAAGAAGTAGAGGCATTGTATTACCGATATAAAGACAATCCATTTGGTAACAAGAAGGATAGAAGAATTGAAAGTTGGTTAGAAATCTTAAGTAGATTACCAAATATTCTAAATGCAGAAGTGGAATTAATTAATGAGATTAACATAAATTTCTATATTGAAGACAATGACGAAATAGAAAGCTTACTTTTGCAATTAATCCCGTGGCGGAAGGGGCCTTTTATAATAAATGATATATTTATTGATAGTGAATGGGACTCTGCAAAAAAATGGAAAAGATTTCAAAAACTTAATATTGACTTAGATGGTAAGTCCATTCTTGATGTGGGATCTGGTAATGGATACTATGCTTTTCGAATGCTGGGCATGGGTGCAGATAAAGTTCTTTGTTTAGAACCTAACCTGGTACATGTTGCACAATTCTATGCCATTAATCATTTCGTTGACTCTGAAAATATCAGGATGATACCTGAGCGTATAGAAGAGTCAGGATTAAAAAATTCTAAATTCGATGTAATATTTAGTATGGGCCTCTTGTATCACCAAAGAAATCCTCCTGAGCATCTGAATAACTTAAAAGATTTATTAGCAGATAATGGAAAGTTAGTTGTTGAAACAATTATCTCACCAAAAGAATGCGGCATAGCTCTAAAACCTTCGAATGGAAAATATGCATCAATGCCAAATGTTCATTTTGTCCATACTGATAATGGGTGCAAGTCCATTTTTAGAGATCTTAGTCTACAAGTTTACGCTGAGAGCGATCTAGCAGTAACAAATGACAAAGAGCAAAGGAGCACCAATTGGATGCCATTTAAATCATTTGAATCAGCTTTAAATCTGAAAAACAAATCTATCACCGTAGAGGGATACCCTGCACCTAAAAGAAAATTTTATGTATTAGGAAAAGCTTCTTAA
- the cmoA gene encoding carboxy-S-adenosyl-L-methionine synthase CmoA produces MGKQDNIYEKGNLSGLPFTFNEEVTEVFEDMIKRSVPGYKTSLNIIAHYAKKFYKTDTNCYDIGCSLGASSFSILQGANKAKVIAIDKSEAMIDECERIFKNYKNPSSLVFLNEDIMESNLKNASLIVVNYLIQFLDLEERDILFKKIFKALIPNGILILSEKVHYENKFENQRIINTHHLFKSANGYSDIEISRKRDSLEGILKTECEEEHILRARKVGFIKAEKILSNLNFRTFVFSK; encoded by the coding sequence ATGGGAAAGCAGGATAATATTTATGAAAAAGGCAATTTAAGTGGTTTGCCTTTTACCTTCAATGAAGAGGTAACTGAAGTTTTTGAAGATATGATAAAAAGATCTGTTCCCGGCTATAAAACTAGTCTAAATATCATTGCCCATTATGCTAAAAAGTTTTATAAAACTGATACAAATTGTTATGACATTGGTTGCTCACTAGGGGCCTCTAGCTTTTCAATCCTTCAAGGTGCAAACAAAGCTAAAGTAATAGCGATTGATAAATCAGAGGCCATGATAGATGAGTGCGAGCGTATATTTAAAAACTATAAAAATCCTAGCTCATTAGTTTTCTTGAATGAAGATATTATGGAAAGCAATTTAAAGAATGCTTCTCTAATAGTTGTAAACTATCTCATTCAATTTTTGGACTTGGAAGAAAGAGATATTCTATTTAAAAAAATATTTAAAGCTTTAATCCCGAATGGAATTTTAATTTTGTCAGAGAAAGTTCATTATGAAAATAAGTTTGAGAATCAAAGAATTATCAATACACATCATCTATTTAAATCAGCAAATGGTTACTCCGATATAGAAATTTCCAGAAAACGAGATTCTCTGGAAGGGATTCTAAAGACGGAATGTGAAGAAGAACATATTTTAAGAGCAAGAAAAGTTGGTTTTATTAAGGCTGAGAAAATTTTATCTAATTTAAATTTCAGGACCTTTGTATTTTCAAAGTGA
- a CDS encoding GNAT family N-acetyltransferase, whose protein sequence is MPNYSIKSPESIEEWESYLLFRWEVLRKPLGMSKESLADTIEDKSFHLMGIDEKENVIASGRVHFNSENEAQIRYMAVDSRFKRRGIGSEIVDKLERYATSKGAGIMVLNAREEAIGFYSNLGYKEVCPYHSDTGIPHKTMQKDLLI, encoded by the coding sequence ATGCCTAATTACTCTATAAAATCTCCTGAAAGTATTGAAGAATGGGAAAGCTATCTCTTATTTAGATGGGAAGTACTTCGAAAACCCCTAGGCATGTCAAAAGAATCTTTAGCAGATACCATAGAAGATAAAAGTTTTCATTTGATGGGAATAGATGAAAAAGAAAATGTAATCGCTTCAGGTAGAGTGCATTTCAATTCTGAGAATGAAGCTCAAATAAGATACATGGCCGTAGATAGCAGGTTTAAAAGAAGGGGTATAGGTTCAGAGATTGTTGATAAATTGGAAAGATATGCTACTTCTAAAGGGGCAGGAATTATGGTTTTGAATGCAAGAGAAGAGGCAATAGGTTTCTATTCAAATCTTGGCTATAAAGAGGTATGTCCATATCATTCTGATACAGGCATACCTCATAAGACTATGCAAAAAGATCTTCTTATTTAA
- a CDS encoding sodium-translocating pyrophosphatase: MLESYLAIPPMLGVLGLLVALGIYLVVTRFPEGDESVKKIGDQIHLGAMTFMKTEYTYLSIFALIVIVLVWFSLGEGTAIAVFAGALSSSVAGWIGMYSATKANVRTATAASDSGAESALSVAFYGGSIMGLCVASLGLIGLGTLFYILSGDAHSIEGFAMGASIVALFSRVGGGIYTKSADVGADLVGKVEAGIPEDDPRNPGVIADNVGDNVGDIAGMGSDIFESYCGSMVACIAIASTYLITSEFSQADKEGMMFLPLALASIGLIASILGIVIVRLFSKSSPANAMRWGTMGAPFIFIVAAYFLTNVLVGTNGFDVWLAVVCGSVGGIAIGLITEYYTGSSPVVKIAEAGQTGSATVMITGLSVGMQSVVLPIACIILIIYISTELTGLYGVGIAAVGMLSTVGITMAIDAYGPVADNAGGIAEMAGMPSETRVITDELDEQGNTTAAIGKGFAIGAAALAALAIISAFVETVSANRAEPLQLVLSNPTVLIGIFIGGAIPFLIASITMTAVGDAAFEMINEIRRQFKEIPGLLEGNAEPDTAKCVDIATAAALKKMLLPGVIAVSAPPLVGLGIGAEALGGLLAGGLLVCVLMALFMANAGGAWDNAKKYIEKGNLGGKGTDTHSAAVVGDTVGDPFKDTSGPSMNILINVMAIVSLVIAPLL, encoded by the coding sequence ATGTTAGAAAGTTATCTTGCTATACCACCAATGCTTGGTGTTTTGGGCTTACTAGTTGCTTTGGGTATATATCTAGTTGTTACCAGGTTTCCTGAAGGAGATGAGAGTGTAAAGAAAATAGGTGACCAAATACATCTTGGTGCTATGACCTTTATGAAGACCGAATATACCTACTTAAGCATTTTTGCATTAATAGTTATAGTTTTAGTATGGTTTTCTTTGGGTGAAGGAACAGCAATAGCTGTTTTCGCAGGAGCCTTATCTTCCTCTGTAGCCGGTTGGATAGGCATGTACTCTGCTACTAAAGCAAATGTAAGAACAGCAACAGCTGCTTCTGACTCAGGTGCTGAATCAGCTTTATCTGTAGCTTTTTATGGCGGTTCTATCATGGGTCTTTGTGTAGCTTCACTCGGTTTGATTGGTCTAGGAACGCTTTTTTATATATTAAGTGGTGATGCACATTCAATTGAAGGTTTTGCAATGGGTGCATCTATAGTGGCTCTATTTTCAAGAGTTGGTGGAGGGATTTATACCAAAAGTGCTGATGTTGGCGCAGATTTAGTTGGCAAAGTAGAAGCTGGGATTCCAGAAGACGATCCAAGAAATCCTGGAGTGATAGCTGATAATGTCGGAGATAACGTAGGTGATATAGCTGGTATGGGCTCAGATATTTTTGAATCCTATTGTGGTTCAATGGTGGCTTGTATAGCAATAGCTTCAACTTATCTTATAACCTCTGAATTTTCTCAAGCAGATAAAGAAGGAATGATGTTCTTACCTTTGGCATTGGCTTCAATAGGTTTGATAGCATCTATTTTAGGTATTGTGATTGTTAGACTTTTTTCTAAGTCTTCACCCGCAAATGCAATGAGATGGGGCACTATGGGTGCACCTTTTATTTTCATCGTAGCGGCTTATTTTTTAACTAATGTTTTAGTAGGAACTAATGGTTTTGATGTTTGGTTGGCTGTTGTTTGTGGTTCAGTAGGTGGAATAGCTATTGGGTTAATAACGGAATACTACACTGGTTCTAGCCCAGTAGTAAAGATTGCTGAGGCCGGCCAAACTGGCTCTGCGACCGTAATGATCACTGGACTCTCAGTGGGTATGCAATCTGTGGTCTTACCTATAGCTTGCATTATTCTCATTATTTATATTTCAACTGAATTAACAGGCCTTTATGGTGTTGGTATTGCTGCAGTCGGTATGTTGTCAACTGTAGGTATAACTATGGCTATAGATGCTTATGGACCTGTTGCAGATAATGCTGGAGGGATAGCAGAAATGGCAGGTATGCCTTCTGAGACTAGAGTAATTACAGACGAATTAGATGAGCAAGGTAACACTACCGCTGCCATTGGTAAGGGTTTCGCTATCGGAGCTGCTGCTTTAGCAGCATTAGCAATAATTTCGGCTTTTGTTGAAACAGTTTCTGCCAATAGGGCCGAGCCACTTCAACTTGTTTTATCTAATCCTACAGTATTAATAGGTATATTTATTGGAGGTGCTATACCTTTCTTAATAGCTTCAATTACTATGACAGCTGTTGGAGACGCAGCCTTTGAGATGATTAACGAAATTAGAAGGCAATTTAAAGAAATCCCAGGACTTTTAGAAGGTAATGCAGAGCCTGATACTGCGAAATGTGTAGATATTGCAACAGCAGCCGCACTTAAGAAAATGCTCCTACCCGGTGTTATTGCTGTTTCGGCACCACCTTTAGTTGGATTAGGAATTGGAGCTGAGGCTTTGGGTGGCTTGCTTGCAGGAGGTCTTCTAGTTTGTGTGCTTATGGCATTATTCATGGCAAATGCTGGGGGTGCTTGGGACAATGCTAAGAAGTATATTGAGAAAGGAAACCTTGGTGGTAAAGGAACTGATACTCATTCAGCAGCTGTTGTTGGTGATACTGTTGGAGACCCTTTTAAGGATACATCAGGTCCATCAATGAATATTCTGATTAATGTAATGGCAATTGTAAGTTTAGTAATTGCTCCTTTGCTTTAA